Proteins from one Bacteroides mediterraneensis genomic window:
- a CDS encoding cyclically-permuted mutarotase family protein: MKKRCLIWGILVFQYVVSLAQSVPSSSTQLPDYPITQGVSAPFAGFIKDWLIVGGGCNFPLKPAAEGGEKVYYDQCYALNVQSECPQWIPLPSLPCPVAYGCAIETPEGLVCIGGANADSCLTRVFRIQAADSPQKFAIQPLPSLPETIDNAAATLLNGCIYLTGGNQQHRQNALYKLDLNTDQTWQKLAAYPGPQRVQPILVHDAHKLYLIGGYQAASDTSESILSHDILCYLPETGRWEYESDIPLEENGEKRCMAGGSGTQTSTHLILGGGVNYSIFKKALDGKAGKDYLTHEPSWYRFNDDLLCFDFTHKKWTQHPNIPGMARAGGILLLHRHCLYMVCGEIKPGIRTPQITVYPLKKERDFQNNP; this comes from the coding sequence ATGAAAAAAAGATGCTTGATTTGGGGAATCCTTGTATTCCAATATGTGGTGTCCTTGGCACAATCTGTACCTTCTTCTTCGACGCAACTCCCCGACTATCCAATCACACAAGGTGTATCCGCTCCTTTTGCGGGCTTCATAAAAGACTGGCTGATAGTGGGTGGAGGCTGCAATTTCCCCCTCAAGCCTGCTGCCGAAGGAGGAGAAAAAGTGTATTATGACCAGTGCTATGCACTAAACGTCCAGTCTGAATGCCCACAGTGGATACCGCTTCCATCACTGCCCTGCCCGGTGGCCTACGGCTGTGCCATAGAAACACCGGAGGGCTTGGTCTGCATCGGAGGAGCCAATGCGGACTCCTGCCTGACCCGTGTATTCCGGATTCAAGCTGCCGACTCTCCACAAAAGTTTGCCATCCAACCACTTCCTTCATTGCCCGAAACCATAGACAACGCCGCGGCTACCCTTCTTAACGGATGTATCTACCTTACCGGAGGAAACCAGCAGCACAGACAGAACGCCCTGTACAAACTGGACTTGAATACAGACCAGACGTGGCAGAAACTGGCTGCCTATCCGGGGCCTCAGCGCGTACAGCCGATTCTGGTCCACGACGCACACAAGCTTTATTTAATAGGTGGATACCAGGCAGCATCGGACACCTCGGAAAGCATACTTTCACACGATATCTTATGCTATCTTCCCGAAACCGGCCGCTGGGAGTACGAGTCGGATATACCCCTGGAAGAGAATGGAGAGAAACGCTGTATGGCGGGAGGAAGCGGCACCCAAACCTCCACACATCTCATCCTTGGCGGAGGAGTCAACTATAGCATTTTTAAAAAGGCCCTGGATGGAAAAGCGGGAAAAGACTATCTTACTCACGAGCCATCCTGGTATCGGTTCAACGATGACCTTCTCTGCTTTGACTTCACACATAAAAAATGGACCCAGCATCCCAACATCCCGGGTATGGCACGGGCCGGAGGCATTCTCCTGCTACATCGTCATTGTTTATACATGGTATGCGGAGAAATAAAACCTGGCATACGTACCCCACAAATTACTGTTTATCCACTTAAAAAAGAAAGAGATTTTCAAAATAACCCCTAA
- a CDS encoding dihydrodipicolinate synthase family protein gives MEKIIGLIDAPFTPFYENGEVNYEPIAAYAAMLAKNGLKGVFINGSSGEGYMLTEEERMKLAERWIEVAPEGFKIIVHVGSCCVKASKMLAEHAQKIGAWGIGAMAPPFPKIGRIEELVKYCEEIAAGAPNLPFYYYHIPAFNGAYLPMVELLKAVDGRIPNFAGIKYTYESIYEYNQCRLYKNGKFDMLHGQDETILPSLAMGGAQGGIGGTTNYNGINLVGILDAWKAGDIEKARELQNFSQDVINVICHYRGNIVAGKRIMKLIGLDLGKNRTPFQNMTDEEEARMKAELEAINFFDRCNKF, from the coding sequence ATGGAAAAAATTATTGGCTTAATTGATGCTCCGTTTACTCCGTTTTATGAAAATGGGGAAGTAAACTATGAACCGATTGCTGCGTATGCAGCCATGCTGGCAAAAAACGGCCTGAAAGGCGTGTTCATCAACGGCTCATCCGGTGAAGGCTACATGCTGACAGAAGAAGAACGTATGAAACTGGCTGAACGCTGGATTGAAGTGGCTCCCGAAGGTTTCAAGATAATTGTACACGTGGGAAGCTGCTGCGTAAAGGCAAGCAAGATGCTGGCCGAACATGCACAGAAAATCGGTGCATGGGGTATCGGTGCCATGGCTCCTCCTTTCCCGAAAATCGGCCGCATCGAAGAACTGGTGAAATACTGCGAAGAAATCGCAGCCGGAGCGCCGAATCTTCCATTCTATTATTACCACATTCCGGCATTCAACGGTGCCTACCTGCCGATGGTAGAATTGCTGAAAGCGGTAGACGGACGTATTCCGAACTTTGCCGGTATCAAATATACGTACGAAAGCATTTATGAATACAACCAGTGCCGCCTGTACAAGAACGGCAAGTTCGACATGCTGCACGGACAAGATGAAACCATCCTTCCTTCACTGGCCATGGGCGGTGCACAGGGCGGTATCGGTGGAACGACCAACTACAACGGTATCAATCTGGTAGGCATCCTCGACGCCTGGAAAGCCGGCGACATTGAAAAGGCTCGCGAATTGCAGAACTTCTCACAGGATGTCATCAACGTAATCTGTCACTACCGCGGCAACATCGTAGCCGGAAAACGGATTATGAAACTGATTGGTCTGGACTTGGGCAAGAACCGTACGCCGTTCCAGAACATGACCGATGAAGAAGAAGCCCGCATGAAGGCGGAACTGGAAGCTATCAATTTCTTTGACCGTTGCAACAAATTCTAA